From Deltaproteobacteria bacterium, one genomic window encodes:
- the rpsF gene encoding 30S ribosomal protein S6, translated as MQQYETLFVLHPEVPEAHVREIIERAKKLLEGMGAQVGQVHEWGLRDLAYPIQKLRRGNYVVIEYAATGEAVRELERTLRIADEVLRYISVRAAEVTRKVRPSRRKPVRPAAVADAPATVE; from the coding sequence ATGCAGCAATACGAGACGCTCTTTGTGCTGCACCCAGAAGTCCCCGAGGCTCATGTGCGCGAGATCATCGAACGCGCCAAGAAACTCCTCGAAGGCATGGGTGCACAGGTCGGCCAGGTACACGAGTGGGGCCTGCGCGACCTCGCCTATCCCATTCAGAAGCTGCGTCGTGGCAACTACGTGGTGATCGAGTACGCCGCCACCGGTGAGGCGGTGCGCGAACTCGAGCGCACGCTGCGGATTGCCGATGAAGTACTGCGCTACATCTCGGTGCGCGCCGCGGAAGTCACACGCAAGGTGCGGCCATCGCGCCGCAAGCCGGTCCGCCCGGCGGCCGTCGCCGACGCGCCCGCGACTGTGGAGTAA
- a CDS encoding DUF2232 domain-containing protein, with translation MQGSSAVGAAVAITGGLYVTALVGAPVSAVLLPFVPLPGLLLGGRHGWRALGACIALSTVLAAILVGTTAALTYLLALGAPTLAATAALRNGWSVERTVLLGAAAWSAAAVILLLASFGSPADVLSGLRGQLRESFDLAMSVSTQLGMPEDAMADLLAARDPVLASVLAILPGMLVLTGAMTMLLNVVIVRSLLPWLQVSDLRFWNAPPLLIWAFIATGFGMFAPVAAVSLVARNIFLVLIGCYFCQGLAIVSFYLARFQIRRGLRIATYGLIITQQVLLAMIALLGVFDLWVNFRRLGVPESDTDDD, from the coding sequence ATGCAGGGATCGTCAGCAGTCGGCGCCGCCGTGGCAATTACCGGCGGGCTCTACGTCACCGCGCTGGTCGGCGCGCCGGTGTCAGCCGTACTGCTGCCGTTCGTGCCGTTGCCCGGTTTGTTGCTCGGCGGCCGGCATGGCTGGCGCGCGTTGGGCGCGTGTATCGCCCTCAGCACAGTACTGGCGGCGATCCTCGTCGGCACGACGGCGGCGCTCACCTATCTGCTGGCGCTGGGGGCGCCGACTCTCGCAGCCACCGCCGCGTTGCGGAACGGCTGGTCGGTGGAACGCACAGTGTTGCTCGGGGCGGCAGCCTGGAGTGCGGCCGCCGTGATTCTATTGCTCGCGTCATTTGGCTCGCCGGCGGATGTGCTCAGCGGTCTGCGCGGTCAACTGCGCGAGAGTTTCGACTTGGCGATGTCGGTCTCGACTCAGCTCGGTATGCCCGAGGACGCGATGGCCGATTTGTTGGCGGCGCGCGACCCCGTGCTCGCCAGTGTCCTCGCCATTCTGCCCGGGATGCTCGTACTCACCGGCGCCATGACGATGCTGCTCAACGTCGTCATCGTGCGCAGCCTGCTCCCCTGGTTGCAAGTGAGTGACTTGCGCTTCTGGAACGCACCGCCGTTGCTGATCTGGGCGTTCATCGCGACGGGCTTCGGGATGTTCGCACCGGTCGCAGCGGTCAGTCTGGTGGCACGCAACATCTTTTTGGTGCTGATCGGGTGCTATTTTTGTCAGGGACTGGCGATCGTGAGCTTCTACCTCGCGCGCTTCCAAATCCGCCGCGGTCTGCGCATCGCCACGTATGGACTGATCATCACGCAGCAGGTGCTGCTCGCCATGATCGCGCTGCTGGGCGTCTTCGATCTCTGGGTGAACTTTCGCCGCCTCGGCGTACCGGAGTCGGACACCGACGACGATTGA
- a CDS encoding pyridoxamine 5'-phosphate oxidase family protein, with protein MSRRKLIELTPEERQRFLHEQRTITLCTIDRHGYPHAVAMWYIVDPDGSLLMTTYAKSQKALNIQRDPKVAVMAETGATYDQLRGVLLRGRAELIHDVDRCAALLARVHHKMSGSFPEGIEEALKAQARKRTIIRVIPERVSSWDHSKLGGTY; from the coding sequence ATGAGTCGCCGCAAGCTGATTGAACTGACCCCCGAGGAACGGCAGCGTTTCCTCCATGAGCAGCGCACGATCACGCTGTGCACCATCGATCGTCACGGCTATCCGCACGCGGTGGCGATGTGGTACATCGTCGACCCCGACGGTAGCCTGCTGATGACCACCTACGCGAAGTCGCAAAAGGCACTCAACATTCAACGCGACCCCAAAGTCGCGGTGATGGCCGAGACCGGCGCGACGTACGACCAACTACGCGGGGTATTGCTGCGCGGCCGGGCCGAGTTGATTCACGACGTTGACCGCTGCGCGGCGTTACTCGCCCGGGTCCACCATAAGATGAGCGGATCCTTTCCCGAAGGCATCGAAGAGGCGTTGAAAGCGCAAGCGCGCAAGCGAACCATTATTCGCGTCATCCCCGAACGAGTGAGCAGCTGGGACCATTCGAAGCTGGGGGGAACGTATTGA
- a CDS encoding 50S ribosomal protein L9, whose protein sequence is MEVILREEVPHLGVTGDVVKVKPGYARNYLLPRGLAIVADRRNVKVLDHLKRVAAEKGEREKRAGEALAQKVTSLRLTIKARAGEEGKLFGSVTNQDIEKAMATAGFTVERRRIRLAEPIKTLGEHMVPVHLAVGVDAHVTIVVEAEREA, encoded by the coding sequence ATGGAAGTGATTTTGCGTGAAGAAGTACCCCACCTCGGCGTGACCGGCGACGTCGTGAAGGTCAAACCCGGCTACGCGCGCAACTACCTGCTACCGCGCGGGCTGGCGATTGTCGCCGATCGGCGCAACGTCAAGGTGCTCGACCACCTTAAGCGCGTTGCCGCGGAGAAGGGCGAGCGCGAGAAGCGCGCGGGTGAAGCGCTGGCGCAAAAGGTCACGTCGTTGCGCTTGACGATCAAAGCGCGCGCCGGTGAAGAGGGCAAGCTGTTCGGCTCCGTAACCAATCAAGACATCGAGAAGGCGATGGCGACGGCGGGTTTCACAGTCGAACGCCGCCGTATTCGTCTGGCCGAGCCGATCAAGACGCTCGGCGAGCACATGGTGCCCGTCCATCTCGCCGTTGGCGTGGACGCCCACGTCACGATCGTGGTTGAAGCCGAGCGCGAAGCGTAA
- a CDS encoding sigma-54-dependent Fis family transcriptional regulator, with protein sequence MSALLVVDDAAGFAAVQRVLQPAGFDLCHTRGLDRARALSHTGSFDLGLIDFRLGSSDERHTGLDLLRQISPQFPAIVLSDAAHANQACESVRLGARDYLLKPVTEERLLPVVHATLAPPLPPHPLDQLIGSSLPMRALREQIEVVARRDARVLIVGPSGSGKELVARALHHLSRRRAKPFVAVNCAALPRDLVESELFGYERGAFTGAAARRRGLFELADGGTILLDEIEELPPEAQAKLLRVLEDLRFRRVGGEAELDVDVRVVAATNQDLAARVASGLFRDDLFHRLNVVTLTVPALAERLGDLPELVDHLLAQFGASGAHLSRAVQGELRSHSWPGNVRELRNAIERALVFTLGPEITSLGLQPTANPREVDPTISAAIDGLRTAFAGAVRAGDSLPPHLVRTIEHALAHTALGVTGGNKSAAARCLDLDRKALERRLQESWRDPSAMKR encoded by the coding sequence ATGTCGGCCCTACTGGTCGTAGATGACGCGGCCGGCTTCGCCGCGGTTCAACGGGTACTGCAGCCGGCCGGTTTCGATCTCTGTCACACGCGAGGGCTCGATCGAGCCCGGGCGCTCTCACACACCGGAAGCTTCGACCTCGGCTTGATCGACTTCCGGCTCGGCTCCTCAGATGAGCGCCACACCGGCCTCGATCTGTTGCGCCAGATCTCGCCGCAGTTCCCCGCCATCGTGCTCAGCGATGCGGCGCACGCGAATCAGGCGTGCGAGTCAGTACGCCTTGGCGCACGCGACTACCTGCTCAAGCCAGTGACGGAGGAGCGGCTGCTGCCGGTCGTCCACGCGACACTCGCGCCACCGCTGCCACCCCATCCACTCGATCAGCTCATAGGCAGCAGTCTGCCCATGCGCGCGTTGCGCGAGCAGATCGAAGTCGTCGCCCGGCGCGACGCCCGCGTACTCATCGTCGGACCATCGGGCAGCGGCAAGGAGTTGGTCGCACGCGCCCTCCACCACCTCAGCCGTCGACGCGCCAAGCCGTTCGTTGCCGTGAACTGTGCGGCGCTGCCGCGCGACCTGGTCGAGTCGGAGCTGTTCGGCTACGAACGTGGCGCCTTTACGGGCGCCGCCGCTCGGCGGCGCGGGCTGTTCGAACTCGCGGATGGCGGCACCATCCTATTGGACGAGATCGAGGAACTGCCGCCGGAGGCACAGGCGAAGCTGCTCCGCGTGCTCGAAGATCTCCGCTTTCGCCGCGTCGGCGGCGAAGCGGAGCTGGATGTCGACGTGCGTGTGGTGGCCGCGACCAACCAGGACCTGGCGGCACGCGTCGCCAGCGGCTTATTCCGCGACGACCTGTTCCATCGTCTCAACGTGGTGACGCTCACCGTACCCGCGCTCGCCGAGCGTCTTGGCGATTTGCCCGAACTGGTCGATCACCTGCTCGCCCAGTTCGGCGCGAGCGGGGCACACCTCAGCCGCGCGGTACAAGGCGAGCTACGCAGTCATTCGTGGCCGGGCAATGTACGTGAACTGCGCAACGCCATCGAGCGGGCGCTGGTGTTTACCCTCGGCCCCGAGATCACTTCACTGGGCTTGCAGCCGACGGCGAACCCGCGCGAGGTCGACCCAACCATCAGTGCCGCGATTGACGGGCTGCGCACCGCGTTCGCCGGCGCGGTCCGCGCGGGCGACAGCCTACCGCCCCACCTCGTCCGCACCATCGAGCACGCGCTCGCGCACACAGCGCTTGGGGTGACGGGCGGCAACAAGAGCGCTGCCGCGCGCTGTCTGGATTTGGATCGCAAGGCGCTCGAGCGGCGCCTTCAGGAGTCGTGGCGCGATCCCTCGGCAATGAAGCGCTGA
- a CDS encoding response regulator transcription factor, giving the protein MQVLQTAVSAVAPVTDARPLVLIVDTHDLCRERLASKLAGSRAFFQVRTAPADPLTIVATLERAPFAVLVVSCCSDAIRPVPVLASVRARVLPVAVIMLRGASNHPLGIFKKHLALDSVVDTVDDLPSAIDAALASRLVPWRTISLPPRPRSLTPREAQITEQVALGLRNAQIAEVFGIAVKTVKVNLTNIYVKLGIRTRQELTTLAPQVLPRTASMAAPLSQ; this is encoded by the coding sequence ATGCAAGTGCTGCAAACAGCAGTCTCAGCGGTTGCACCTGTCACTGACGCGAGGCCACTCGTGCTCATCGTCGATACGCATGATCTCTGTCGCGAGAGGCTGGCGTCGAAGCTGGCAGGGTCGAGGGCGTTCTTCCAAGTGCGCACGGCACCCGCCGACCCGCTTACGATTGTGGCGACGTTGGAGCGCGCGCCCTTCGCGGTGCTGGTAGTATCGTGCTGCAGCGACGCGATTCGACCGGTGCCAGTGCTCGCCAGCGTGCGCGCGCGCGTATTGCCGGTCGCGGTCATCATGCTGCGCGGGGCGAGCAATCACCCGCTCGGCATCTTCAAGAAGCACCTCGCGTTGGACAGCGTGGTCGACACGGTCGACGACCTTCCGAGCGCCATTGATGCCGCGCTGGCCTCACGCCTGGTACCGTGGCGCACAATCAGTTTGCCGCCGCGCCCCCGGTCGCTCACCCCGCGTGAGGCGCAAATCACCGAACAGGTGGCCTTGGGGTTGCGCAACGCGCAGATCGCCGAAGTCTTCGGCATCGCCGTGAAAACCGTGAAGGTGAATCTGACCAACATCTACGTCAAACTCGGCATTCGAACCCGTCAGGAACTGACGACGCTGGCGCCGCAGGTCTTACCCCGGACCGCATCGATGGCGGCGCCGCTCTCGCAATAG
- a CDS encoding aminoacyl-tRNA hydrolase has product MVFVAGLGNPGQRYADTRHNVGFMVIERLAQRWHISLGDDVGGARTGVGRISEQPVTLVEPQRYMNLSGEVVAPLRADGAALIVVHDDVDVPCGQLRVKRGGGDGGHRGVASIALCCGAEFDRVRVGVGRPSDGHDTSAHVLAPFGADEQEVIGTAIERAADAVEALLSEGLDAVMNRFNQRVPVAAPAK; this is encoded by the coding sequence ATGGTCTTCGTCGCGGGCTTGGGCAATCCCGGCCAACGCTACGCCGACACGCGGCACAATGTGGGTTTCATGGTGATCGAACGACTGGCGCAACGCTGGCACATCTCGCTTGGCGACGATGTCGGTGGTGCGCGCACCGGTGTCGGCCGCATCAGCGAACAGCCGGTCACGCTGGTCGAGCCGCAACGCTATATGAATCTGAGCGGTGAAGTGGTTGCTCCGTTACGCGCCGACGGCGCTGCGCTCATCGTGGTCCACGACGACGTTGACGTGCCGTGTGGCCAGTTGCGAGTGAAGCGCGGCGGGGGCGATGGCGGGCATCGTGGGGTGGCGTCGATCGCCTTGTGTTGCGGCGCTGAGTTCGATCGGGTGCGCGTCGGTGTCGGTCGCCCGAGTGACGGACACGATACCTCGGCACACGTACTGGCGCCCTTTGGAGCCGATGAACAGGAAGTGATCGGGACGGCGATCGAGCGGGCGGCCGATGCAGTGGAAGCCCTGCTCAGCGAGGGCTTGGACGCAGTGATGAATCGGTTCAATCAGCGAGTGCCGGTGGCGGCACCGGCAAAGTAG
- a CDS encoding 30S ribosomal protein S18 — MAVPTQRSGSGGGRGRSGGGGGRGDERGGSGGAFRRRGPGRRKVCRFCADKESVIDYKDTRTLASFITDRGKIVPSRISGNCSRHQRRLRVAIKRARTVALVPYTAVQA, encoded by the coding sequence ATGGCAGTTCCAACGCAGAGAAGCGGAAGCGGTGGCGGTCGTGGCCGCAGCGGTGGCGGAGGCGGTCGCGGGGACGAGCGCGGTGGCTCCGGCGGCGCCTTTCGTCGACGCGGGCCGGGACGGCGCAAGGTGTGCCGCTTCTGCGCCGACAAGGAATCGGTGATCGACTACAAAGACACGCGCACCCTCGCGAGCTTCATCACCGACCGCGGCAAGATCGTTCCCAGCCGCATCAGCGGCAACTGTTCACGTCACCAGCGCCGGTTGCGGGTCGCCATCAAGCGCGCGCGCACGGTCGCGCTCGTGCCGTACACCGCGGTCCAGGCGTAA
- a CDS encoding ribose-phosphate pyrophosphokinase, whose amino-acid sequence MRSRVRDEIQVFAGNSNLALAREVCQHLNVPLGKAEVRRFSDGEINVKISDNVRGSDVFVLQSTCTPVNDNLMELLLMLDAFRRASAKRVTAVIPYFGYARQDRKVDPRVPISAKLVADLITTSGASRVLTLDLHAGQIQGFFNIPVDNLFATRVLLKYVRDRLPGDGVCVVSPDPGGVERARAFAKHINAGLAIIDKRRPRPNVVAEMRVVGEVEGQKTIIVDDIVDTAGTLAAAAKALKDAGATEVYACCTHPVLSGPAIERVEQSVLRELIVTDTIPLSEPAQRCGKVKVLSVAQLLGSAIKRTHDEESVSSLFD is encoded by the coding sequence ATGAGGAGTCGGGTGAGAGACGAAATCCAGGTATTCGCGGGGAACTCAAACCTCGCCCTGGCCCGTGAAGTCTGCCAGCACTTGAACGTGCCGCTCGGCAAGGCCGAGGTGCGGCGCTTCAGCGACGGCGAGATCAACGTCAAGATCTCCGACAACGTGCGCGGCAGCGATGTGTTCGTCCTCCAATCCACCTGCACTCCCGTGAATGACAATCTGATGGAGCTGCTGCTGATGCTCGACGCGTTCCGTCGAGCCTCGGCCAAGCGCGTCACGGCGGTGATTCCGTACTTCGGCTACGCTCGGCAAGACCGCAAGGTCGACCCCCGCGTGCCGATCAGCGCCAAGCTGGTCGCCGACCTCATCACGACATCCGGTGCCTCGCGCGTGCTGACGCTCGATCTGCACGCCGGGCAGATTCAAGGTTTCTTCAACATCCCCGTCGACAACTTGTTCGCGACCCGCGTGCTGCTGAAGTACGTGCGCGATCGCCTTCCCGGCGATGGCGTCTGCGTCGTGTCGCCGGATCCCGGTGGCGTCGAACGCGCGCGCGCGTTTGCCAAGCACATCAACGCCGGTCTGGCGATCATCGACAAACGCCGCCCGCGACCCAACGTGGTCGCGGAGATGCGCGTGGTCGGTGAGGTCGAAGGTCAGAAAACCATCATCGTCGACGACATCGTCGACACCGCCGGCACGCTGGCGGCGGCGGCGAAGGCGCTCAAAGACGCCGGTGCCACTGAAGTCTACGCCTGTTGCACGCACCCGGTGTTGTCGGGCCCGGCGATCGAGCGGGTCGAGCAATCGGTGCTGCGGGAACTCATCGTGACCGACACCATCCCGCTCTCCGAACCCGCGCAACGCTGCGGCAAAGTCAAAGTGCTCTCGGTCGCGCAACTGTTGGGCTCGGCCATCAAGCGTACCCACGACGAAGAATCGGTCAGTTCGCTTTTCGACTAG
- a CDS encoding 50S ribosomal protein L25, with translation MQTVEMSAEVRSTVGKGAAKKMRRTGKAPAVFYGPKRTPLSLVIDAKEYRTRLAGMEGSTHLIKLQSSSGELADKVALIKDVQLHPVSGALVHADFYEVDVNAKLRVKVPLHFTGKAVGIIEGGILQPLQREVTVESLPFDIPEYIEIDVTPLNIHDVIHISTIKAPAGIDLIFDTDEALVTVLPPTVEEVKVAEVAVEGAAPVEGAAVPAAEPAKAEGKGGAPKVEGKGGAAKGGTA, from the coding sequence ATGCAAACCGTGGAAATGAGCGCCGAGGTTCGTAGCACCGTCGGCAAGGGCGCCGCGAAGAAGATGCGGCGCACGGGCAAGGCCCCTGCCGTGTTCTATGGACCGAAGCGGACCCCGCTCTCGCTGGTGATCGACGCCAAGGAGTACCGCACCCGGCTCGCCGGCATGGAAGGATCGACCCACCTCATCAAGCTGCAGTCATCGTCGGGAGAGTTGGCGGACAAGGTCGCCTTGATCAAGGACGTGCAGCTCCATCCGGTCAGCGGCGCGTTGGTGCACGCCGACTTCTACGAGGTGGATGTGAACGCCAAGCTGCGCGTCAAAGTGCCGTTGCACTTCACCGGCAAGGCGGTCGGCATCATCGAAGGTGGCATCCTGCAACCGCTCCAGCGTGAAGTGACGGTGGAGAGCTTGCCGTTCGATATTCCGGAGTACATCGAAATCGACGTCACGCCGCTCAACATTCACGACGTGATCCATATCAGCACGATCAAGGCCCCCGCGGGCATCGATCTGATCTTCGATACCGACGAAGCGCTGGTCACGGTGCTGCCGCCGACGGTCGAAGAAGTGAAAGTGGCGGAAGTCGCTGTCGAAGGCGCCGCTCCGGTCGAGGGTGCAGCGGTCCCTGCCGCCGAACCGGCGAAGGCCGAGGGCAAGGGTGGTGCCCCCAAGGTCGAAGGCAAGGGCGGTGCGGCGAAGGGCGGTACCGCGTAA